In Deinococcus aerius, the following proteins share a genomic window:
- a CDS encoding RNA-guided endonuclease InsQ/TnpB family protein, which translates to MANTRKGVTQVESTTRKAFKYRLYPTKAQGRALDTTLLLCQRLYNGCLEERRGAYKKAGKSVSVYDQMKALPEVKDGVPEYKGVNAQVLQNVVRRVDRAFQGFFSRVKAGKTPGYPRFKPRDRYDSFTYPQPSQNSVSGDGKHVYLPKIGNVRIKLHRPFAGKLKTLAVKREGREWYVVLSCEVPRAEPLPETSSGVGIDVGTTWFYVTSDGEFCKNHRFFQASSKKLRVAQRALSRKPKGRSNRRRKAKERVAKLYRKTARQRLQLHHEEAKKLVSQHGLICHEDLNVKGMAQGKLGKQIHDVGWGQFFQILSSKAEEAGRRVLAVDPRFTSQRCRVCGHTEKGNRASQANFRCLSCGHSENADVNAAKNILAQGLRFVAQRTSLEDACHEKPRPLGLG; encoded by the coding sequence GTGGCGAACACCCGGAAGGGGGTGACGCAGGTAGAAAGTACCACGCGCAAGGCGTTCAAGTACCGCCTGTACCCCACCAAAGCGCAGGGGAGGGCGTTGGACACCACGCTGCTGCTTTGCCAGCGGTTATACAACGGCTGTCTCGAAGAACGGCGGGGCGCCTACAAGAAGGCGGGCAAGTCGGTGTCGGTGTACGACCAGATGAAAGCCCTGCCGGAAGTGAAGGACGGCGTGCCGGAGTACAAGGGCGTGAACGCGCAGGTGCTTCAGAACGTTGTGCGCCGGGTAGACCGGGCCTTTCAGGGCTTCTTCAGTCGGGTGAAGGCGGGCAAGACCCCCGGCTATCCCCGCTTCAAACCCAGGGACAGATACGACAGCTTCACGTACCCCCAGCCGAGCCAGAACAGCGTTTCGGGGGACGGGAAGCACGTCTATCTGCCGAAAATCGGCAACGTCCGTATCAAGCTGCACCGTCCCTTTGCGGGCAAGCTCAAGACGCTGGCCGTGAAGCGGGAGGGCCGGGAGTGGTACGTCGTCCTGAGCTGCGAGGTGCCGAGGGCCGAACCGCTGCCCGAAACAAGTTCAGGGGTCGGGATCGACGTGGGAACCACCTGGTTCTATGTCACGTCGGACGGCGAGTTCTGCAAGAACCACAGGTTCTTTCAAGCCAGCAGCAAGAAGCTCCGGGTCGCGCAGCGTGCCCTTTCCCGCAAGCCGAAGGGGCGCAGCAACCGTCGCAGGAAGGCCAAGGAGCGGGTCGCCAAGCTGTACCGCAAGACAGCGCGGCAACGGCTCCAGTTGCACCACGAAGAGGCGAAGAAACTCGTCTCGCAGCACGGCCTCATCTGCCACGAAGACCTGAACGTGAAGGGGATGGCTCAGGGGAAGCTGGGCAAGCAGATTCACGATGTGGGGTGGGGGCAGTTCTTTCAAATCCTCTCCAGCAAAGCGGAGGAAGCTGGCCGGAGAGTGCTCGCCGTAGACCCCCGATTCACCTCTCAGCGGTGCCGCGTGTGCGGTCATACCGAGAAGGGGAACCGGGCGTCACAGGCGAACTTCAGATGTCTGAGTTGTGGACACAGCGAGAATGCGGACGTGAACGCAGCGAAGAACATCTTGGCGCAGGGACTGCGCTTCGTGGCTCAACGTACTTCACTGGAAGATGCGTGCCACGAGAAGCCCCGCCCTTTAGGGCTGGGGTAG
- a CDS encoding class-III pyridoxal-phosphate-dependent aminotransferase, with the protein MTTGPATGSLPPGFIRAQDVLDERFSPEQARTLDTRYGNEELLFGLNLLGLAGPFYRVTPWELEDEAGVRRINASGYAAVPFGDMPPVLTAFIREFTEKNRAQTLPQQASSPWRAALQTNLVRLLARELPSHDDSQVFFCSSGTEAIEGALKFAKAWRPRGKFYISFSSGYHGKTLGSLSLTPNPEYQDVFRPLIPGALTSPYGDLDALTRLIRRLGPDNVVAVVVEPIQGEGGVNIPPPGFLRGVGELCRRHGIVCIADEIQTGLGRTGHWFESAAQGLDPDIVTLAKPLGGGMTAVGATIVRHTIYKKMLGGLSSKRHSNTFGGNALAMAVGLKSLEYLIEQDLPARSARLGAVGLERLRALGQQYPRLFEDVRGQGMLLAMQFKPMVGIPLPGVLKELVFEATAILALRELHEARVLANLSLSSKRTVRLTPALDIPEDLFGELLGRVATFAERNPASRHILTNTPPAMTARLAKFAASKPKKRTESDG; encoded by the coding sequence GTGACCACCGGCCCAGCGACAGGCAGCTTGCCCCCAGGTTTCATTCGCGCCCAGGACGTGCTCGACGAGCGGTTCAGCCCGGAGCAGGCCCGCACCCTCGACACCCGCTACGGCAACGAGGAATTGCTGTTCGGCCTGAACCTCCTGGGCCTCGCGGGGCCTTTTTACCGGGTCACCCCCTGGGAGCTGGAGGACGAGGCGGGCGTGCGGCGCATCAACGCCTCGGGGTACGCGGCGGTGCCGTTCGGGGACATGCCGCCCGTACTGACGGCCTTTATCCGCGAGTTCACGGAGAAGAACCGGGCACAGACGCTGCCCCAGCAGGCGAGCAGCCCGTGGCGGGCGGCCCTCCAGACGAACCTCGTGCGGCTGCTGGCGCGCGAACTCCCCTCCCACGACGACTCGCAGGTCTTCTTCTGCTCCAGCGGCACGGAGGCCATCGAGGGCGCGCTGAAGTTCGCCAAGGCGTGGCGGCCCCGGGGCAAGTTCTACATCTCCTTTTCCAGCGGCTACCACGGCAAGACGCTGGGCAGCCTGAGCCTGACCCCCAATCCCGAGTACCAGGACGTGTTCCGCCCACTGATTCCCGGCGCGCTGACCAGTCCTTACGGCGACCTGGACGCCCTGACCCGGCTGATCCGGCGGCTGGGACCGGACAACGTGGTCGCGGTGGTTGTCGAGCCCATCCAGGGAGAGGGAGGGGTGAATATCCCCCCGCCCGGCTTCCTGCGCGGCGTGGGTGAACTCTGCCGCCGCCACGGCATCGTCTGCATCGCCGACGAGATTCAGACCGGGCTGGGCCGCACCGGACACTGGTTCGAGTCGGCGGCGCAGGGCCTGGACCCCGACATCGTGACGCTCGCCAAGCCGCTGGGCGGTGGAATGACGGCGGTGGGCGCGACCATCGTGCGGCACACGATCTACAAGAAGATGCTGGGGGGGCTGAGTTCCAAGCGGCACTCGAATACCTTCGGGGGGAACGCGCTGGCGATGGCGGTGGGCCTGAAGTCGCTCGAATACCTGATCGAGCAGGACCTCCCCGCCCGCAGCGCGCGGCTAGGTGCCGTCGGGCTGGAGCGGCTGCGAGCCCTCGGGCAGCAGTACCCCCGCCTGTTCGAGGACGTGCGCGGCCAGGGAATGCTCCTCGCCATGCAGTTCAAGCCGATGGTCGGCATCCCGCTGCCCGGGGTCCTCAAGGAACTCGTGTTCGAGGCGACCGCGATCCTCGCCCTGCGCGAGCTGCACGAGGCCCGGGTCCTCGCCAACCTCAGCCTGAGTTCCAAGCGCACGGTGCGCCTGACCCCCGCCCTCGATATCCCCGAGGACCTGTTCGGCGAACTGTTGGGCCGGGTTGCCACCTTCGCCGAGCGTAACCCCGCCTCCCGCCACATCCTGACGAACACGCCGCCCGCCATGACCGCCCGGCTGGCGAAATTCGCCGCGAGCAAGCCCAAGAAGCGGACGGAGAGCGACGGGTGA
- a CDS encoding NUDIX hydrolase: protein MPTLAQLRELQSLAQAGLTYTRDPYDRERYERLLALTAELLAEGTGQEAGEVHEVLRAEQGYLTPKVDVRAVVLNDRGEVLLTRERVDGLWSLPGGWADPGDSPREVAVREVREETGRAVRATRLLALLDKGKHGHPPDLWAVYKVFVACELLSDPGLHPQNTETLDSGWFSPDALPPLSLGRNLPGQVTRMVELARHPELGVDVD from the coding sequence ATGCCGACCCTCGCCCAGCTCCGCGAACTCCAGTCGCTCGCCCAGGCGGGCCTCACCTACACCCGCGACCCCTACGACCGCGAGCGGTACGAGCGGCTGCTGGCCCTGACGGCGGAGCTGCTGGCGGAGGGGACCGGGCAGGAGGCGGGCGAGGTTCACGAGGTGCTGCGCGCCGAGCAGGGCTACCTGACGCCCAAGGTGGACGTGCGGGCGGTCGTGCTGAATGACCGGGGCGAGGTGCTGCTCACCCGGGAGCGGGTGGACGGCCTCTGGAGCCTGCCCGGCGGCTGGGCGGACCCCGGCGACAGCCCCCGCGAGGTCGCCGTGCGCGAGGTGCGGGAGGAGACGGGGCGAGCGGTGCGGGCGACCCGGCTGCTGGCCCTCCTCGACAAGGGCAAGCACGGCCACCCACCCGACCTGTGGGCCGTGTACAAGGTGTTCGTGGCCTGCGAGCTGTTGAGTGACCCGGGCCTGCATCCCCAGAACACCGAGACGCTGGACAGCGGCTGGTTCTCCCCGGACGCCCTGCCGCCCCTCAGCCTGGGCCGCAACCTCCCGGGGCAGGTCACGCGGATGGTGGAACTGGCCCGGCACCCTGAGTTGGGCGTGGACGTGGACTGA
- a CDS encoding fumarylacetoacetate hydrolase family protein, with amino-acid sequence MRLVRIEHGGAPQWGQVEGDTVHLTRGMGGERKGETAPLAGVRLLAPAEPTKIVCVGRNYLDHIRELGNDQGDLPSEPGLFLKGPNALAEPGGTVDYPAWTHNFHYEGELALVMGRRARDLKPDNALDAVLGYTCGLDLTARDLQKTDLQWFRAKAADRFCPLGPWLETDLEPGDLRVQTRVNGETRQDGRTSHMIFDVVQILTYITRFVTLEPGDVVLTGTPEGVGPLQKGDTVEVEVAGVGVLTTHIR; translated from the coding sequence ATGCGTCTGGTTCGGATCGAGCATGGGGGCGCCCCGCAGTGGGGCCAGGTCGAGGGGGACACGGTTCACCTCACGCGCGGCATGGGCGGCGAGCGGAAGGGGGAGACGGCGCCGCTGGCTGGAGTCCGCCTCCTCGCCCCCGCCGAACCCACCAAGATCGTCTGTGTGGGCCGCAACTACCTCGACCATATCCGCGAGCTGGGCAACGACCAGGGCGACCTGCCGAGCGAGCCGGGCCTCTTCCTCAAGGGGCCGAACGCCCTGGCCGAGCCGGGCGGCACGGTCGATTACCCCGCCTGGACGCACAACTTCCACTACGAGGGCGAACTGGCGCTCGTGATGGGGCGGCGGGCGCGCGACTTGAAGCCGGACAACGCGCTGGACGCCGTTCTGGGCTACACCTGCGGCCTGGACCTCACCGCCCGCGACCTTCAGAAGACCGACCTGCAATGGTTCCGCGCCAAGGCCGCCGACCGCTTCTGCCCGCTCGGCCCCTGGCTGGAGACGGACCTGGAGCCGGGCGACCTGCGCGTCCAGACCCGCGTGAACGGCGAGACGCGGCAGGACGGGCGAACCAGCCACATGATCTTCGACGTGGTGCAGATCCTGACCTACATCACCCGCTTCGTGACGCTGGAACCGGGCGACGTGGTGCTGACCGGCACGCCGGAGGGCGTCGGGCCGCTGCAAAAGGGCGACACGGTCGAGGTGGAGGTCGCGGGGGTCGGGGTCCTCACAACTCACATCAGATAG